A stretch of DNA from Anaerolineae bacterium:
TGGCATCGACATGGGCGCGCAGGCTGCCCTGCGCGAAGTGCACGGCCAGTCTGTCACCAGGGGTGGCATCGGCGGCACGGCGCAGCCGGACGCCATCTTCAACGCGCTCAACAATGGCGTAGCCGCGGGCCAGGATCGCGCGCGGATCGGCGGCGGCCAGCGCCCTGCGGCGGGCGTCCAGCCGTTCCCGCTGCAGGGCAACGATCTGCTGGCAGGCGCGCGCGCCACGCGCTGTCAGGTCATCGATGCGCTGGCGGGCGCTCTCGATACGGCGCAGGGGGGTAAGCGTGGTCAGGAAGCGCGTCTCGCCTTCCAGCCGTCGACGGTGCTCGGCCAGATCGGTCTGTACCGCTTCTAACAGACGCTCGCGGTAGCGGGCAATGGTGTAGCGCAAATCTTCGATGTCGGGGGTGATGATCTCGGCAGCTGCGGATGGCGTTGGGGCGCGGTAGTCCGCCGCGAAATCGGCGATGGTGAAGTCGACCTCGTGGCCGACACCGGTCACGACCGGGATGCGGCTGGCCCGCACGGCATAGGCCACACGCTCATCGTTGAAGGCCCACAGATCTTCCAGGCTGCCGCCGCCACGCACCAACAGGATCACATCTACGTCCTGGCGGTTGATGCGCTCCAGCGCGGCGACGATTTGCGGCGGGGCTTCATCGCCCTGGACGAGTGTTGGGCTGAGCACGACCTCGGCCAGTGGAAAACGGCGGCTGAGCACGTTGAGCACATCCTGAAAGGCGGCGGCAGTGGGCGAAGTGACCACGCCAATGCGCCGGGGGAAGGGGGGCAGGGGACGCTTGAGGGCCGGGTCGAACAACCCTTCTGCCTCCAGCCGGGCCTTGAGGGCCTCGAAGCGGGCGTTCAGGTCGCCGCGCCCGGCGGGCTGCAACAGGTCGGCGTAGAGCTGGTATTGCCCGCCGGCTTCATAGACGGTGACGTGCCCATGCACCAGCACGCCGTCGCCCTGGCGCGGCCGGTAGCGCAGGCGGATGGTGTCGCCCTTCCACATCACGCACTTGAGCGTGGCGGTTTCGTCCTTGAGGGTAAAATACCAGTGGCCGGATTGCGCCGCGGTGAAGTTGCTGATTTCGCCCTGCACCCACACATCCTGCAGGCGCAGGTCGGCATCAAACAGGTGGCGGATGTAGGCGGTCAGGCCGGAGATGGTATAGGCGTCCGGTCGGTTGAGCAAGGGTGCACTCCCCCAGGTGGCCGGCACGTGCTACAATGCTAGCGCCGCATAAGTCGATATTAGCCGATCCGGCGCCAAAATCAAACATCGCGCCTGCGCCGGGGTCTTGCACCGCCCGCACACTAGAGGAGCACAACGGACGCATGATCAAGATGCTGCACAGGCTGACTGAACAGGAGATGCAGGAACTGGCCGAAAAGCTGATCGGCATGAAGATCAACAAGGCTCGCGGCTATACCCGCCGTCTCGATCCCGACTCGGAACTGGAATTGCTGCGGGTAGGAGTCGGGCATGAACTGTTGACGCGCTATCGCCTGCCTAACCTGGGCGTCCGGGTGACGCTGGTTGAGCTGCCACGGGAGCGGGTGTTTGAGGATGGTGGCAACATCCCCGCTTTTGCTATCCGCAAGCGGTTCGAACCGGAGTTTGTCGAGGCGCGGGTCGAACCGCTTGAGTGAGGCGCCTGCCGACGCGGGAGGCCGGCGGAGTCTTAAGCCGGGCGATCAGGAGGACAAGGGGCTTAGACCCCTTGTCCTCTTAGTCATATCGCTTTACTCTGATCTGCCCTGTCAGTTGCCGGGGGCGAAAGGCGTCGGCGTGGCGAAGATCGGCAGTGCCGGCAAGGCGAAGGGCGTCGGCGTGGGCAGCAGTCCTACCGGGGGCAGCCCGTATAAGGCCCGGAATTCGTTCTCAACCTCCACAAACGGCTTGCCCAGTACTGCCGCGATAGCCCCCTCGACTCCCCGACCCGGCATGGCTTCCACAATGCGGCGGTGAGTCTCCAGGCCGCCATAGTTGGTCACGATGAAACGGATGAACGACTCGCCCACAGCGTAACCCAGGGCATGGCAGCCGTCCGCCGAGCGGGTTGCCCCGCCGCCAAGCTGATCGCCCTGCAGCGTGGGCAACTCGTAGCCGGCAGCGCCATAGGCGATCATCCGGGCTTCGGAGTCCCGGTTGCGCCAGCCGGAGAGCGAGGAGAAGTAGTCGGCCTGCCCTTCCGTCCAGAAGAATGGCCCGCTGCGGTTAAAGTCAGACTGGTACAGGTGAACGGTCTCGTGGACGATGGTGTGGACGGTGTCCTGCACCCGCCATTGCTCAGGGGTATTCTCCCGGTTGCCGTACCAGTAGCCGCCGCACTGGGTGCGCAGCTCCTCGTGACGCTCCGGGCTGCGGGGATCGCCCATGCTCTGCACGGTAAAGCCCTCGGCAGGGTTGGTGAATCCGGCTGCGTTGGGGTTGACTCCGCCAGCGACATACTCATTCCAGATGTCGCCGGGCGGGAACAGGATCGCCAGCGGTTTATAGCTGAGCGTGCGGCCCCAGCCCAGGGTGAAGTATTCGCGCATTTCGGCCATGGTCGCGGCCACCTGCTCGCCCAGTTCCGGCATTTCGCCGAACCAGTAGAGTGTAATGTCTTCGGTGTCGATGCTCCACCAGTCGCGGGTGTTGTCCTCGTAGATGCCGTACTGCTTTTCCGTCTCAAAGGTGTTGCCCGCGCTGTCGGTCAGCAGCCACCAGTAATGGAAGTCCACCCACGGTGGCAGACCGCCGCCCTGCCGGTAAGGTTCAGCTACCCAGCGCCCTTCAGCATCCTGTGAGGCGTTAGCCCGCTCACGCAGGCCCGTGCGTAGCTCATAGAACAGCGTGGCGCGGGTGATCTCTCCGGCGCTGCTGGCAGCGTCGATGGTGAAGGTCATGCCGCGCGGGTAATGGGATTCCAGGGTGGTGGCGTTGACGGTGAAAACGGCTGCTTCCTGAGCATGAACGGGCGGCTGAACCAGCAGCAGGATCGCTGCCGCGATCGCCAGCGCCATGATCGATGCGATCCCCCACGCCAATAAGCCTCTTGTTCTCATGACGTCATCCTCTGTACCTCAAACCAGTTCAGGCCGGGCGAACGCGCAGCATAATGCTGCGCCCGCCGGCTGTGGAAAAGCATACCGTTATGGACAGGTCAGACGCAACATTCTGCTCGCGGACCCGCCTGTCGGCCTTATTGCTGCGCGGGAAGGAAGGCGAAAACCCGGCAAAGCGGCGCGTTGCGGCGGCCTATTCCAGGTTGAACTGCGCCCGCTGCTCCTCGGTCATGGTCAGGCCCAGGATGTTGTAGCCTGCGTCGACGTAGATCGTTTCGCCGGTGATGGCGCTTCCCAGGTCAGAAGCCAGCCACAGGGCGGTGTTGCCCACATCCTCCTGGGTGATCAGGCGGCGCAGCGGCGCGGCTTCCTCGCTGAACTTGAGCATGGTACGGAACCCGGCAATGCCGGAGGCAGCCAGCGTTTTGACCGGCCCGGCGCTGATGGCGTTGACGCGGATGTTCTGCGGCCCCAGTTCGTAGGCCAGGTAACGCACGGAGCATTCCAGAGCAGCCTTGGCCACTGCCATCACGTTGTAGCGGGGCATGACTTTTTCCGCGCCATAGTAGGTCAGGGTGAGGATGCTGCCGCCGTTGGTCATCAGCGGGGCGGCGCGTTTGGCCAGCGCCACCAGGCTATAGGCGCTGGTTTCCAGGGCGATCTTGAAGCCCTCCCGGCTGGTATCGATGTACTGGCCGCTGAGGTCCTCGCGGGTGGCGTAAGCGATGGCGTGCACCAGCACGTCAAGGCGGCCAAAGTGTTCCTTCGCTCTGGCGAAGACGGCGTCCAGCTCGTCGTCGTTGTTGGCATCGGCGCGTTCCACAAACGTGCAGCCGATCGATTCCGCCAGCGGGAAGACGCGCTTTTCCAGCTGCGGGATGGCATAGCTCAGACCGATATTCGCGCCGGCGTCGTGGAGAGCCTGGGTGATGCCCCAGGCCAGCGACTTGTTGTTCGCCACGCCAAAAATGAGTGCATTCTTGCCGTCCATCAGACCCATGTTGGTTAACTCCTTCTGTGTGGATCACGGTTTCATGCCGGCGCTCTGCACCAGCCGGATTTGACGACCCGTTACATCTATAAAACGCTGTCAGCGCCCTTTGGATACGTCGGCGCTGTCCGCCAGCCAGAATCGCCAGGGTCGGGAACGCCACGGTTCCGGCGCATAAGCGATGCCCACCCGCGGCCCTGTACGGATCGCTGCCTCCGGCGGGGTTTGCCCGGTCTCGATCACCAGCGGCCCGGTAGTGGTCAGATCGACGCCGTTGAGCGTCCCATCGATGGCCAGCGCCCGTGTCAGTCGGGCCGGTCCGGAGGTCCACTCTTGACGTGGACGTCCGGCGCGCAGGGCGGCGATGCGCGCCAGTCCTTCCAGTGGCTCCAGCGCCCGGATGAGCACAGCGGCGGGCTGGCCTATCCCTTCGGTGACGACATTGAGCAACCAGTGCATGCCATAGGTGAAGTAGATATAGGCGTGGCCGGGCGGCCCAAACATCACCGCGTTGCGGCCTGTCCGCCCGAAGCGGGCGTGGCAGGCCCCATCATCCTGGCCGATATAAGCTTCTACCTCGACAATGCGCCCGGCTAGGCGCTCTCCATTAAGCTGGCGGACAAGCACGCAGCCCAGCAGGTCGCGGGCGACTTCCAGGGTGGGGCGGTCGTAGAAGGCGCGCGGCAGGATTGTCATGGGGTGGATTGTAGCACATTGGCGGAGGGGAGACCCAGATTGTTGAAACGGACGCGGCCTGGGGACGCCGAACCCCAGGCCGCTGTCAAAAGGAGGAGAAGAAGAGATTTCGCCCTTCGAGGATAAAAATACACTACTTTGTGATATTTTTCCTGACGGTTGCCCTACGCTTGCCCTACGCTTGCGTGAAATTTTCGTGAATCCTCTGATCAGATCGTCTGTCAGAACTGTGATCACTGGCTCCCAAAAGAGTTCTTCTGTGTGGCGTCCGGCACGGCTAAACGATCTGGAAAATGAAGCGCAGGCTAATGACGAGCAGGAATACTCCGTAGAGACGTTTGACAGTCGCTGAAGGCAGGCCCAGTGCGATGCGCGCCCCGCCCAGCGCTCCGAAGACCAGCCCGGCGGCTACCGTGAGCGCAGTGGGTATGTGGATGTAGCCTGCATTGTAGTAGGTAATGATCCCGCCGATGCCAACCGGCGGCAACAGGGCTGCCAACGACGTGCCGACGGCGCGTTTCTGGTCGAAGTGCATGGCACCGACCAGTAGCGGGACGATGATCACGCCGCCGCCGATCCCAAACAGACCGGAGGCGATCCCGGCGATCAGGCCGATGCCCAGCAACGCCAGCCAGGAAGATGCTTCCGGTTGCGCTGGCAGGCGGGATTCGCCGGGATCGCTGGCGGGCGCGCCATTCAGGCGCGCTGCCAGGGCGGCCAGGGCCTTGCGCGGTTCGGCAAAGCGCCAGCCGATATAAACCAGGAACAGGCCGTACAACCGCTGCAGGGTCTCCCGGGGCAGATTGATGGCAAGTTGAGCACCCAGCAGAGTGGCGATCACCAGCCCCAGGCCGATCAGGACAGCTGCCCGGATGTTGATCAGGCGGGCGCGGTAATAGGCGATCACGGCGAAGATGGCAACCGGCCAGATCAACACGGCCAGCGAGGTACCCAGCGCTTCTTCCAGCGGGTAGCCCATGATGATGGTCAGCGCCGGGACGATGATCACGCCGCCGCCGATCCCGAACAGGCCGGACATCACGCCGGCGACCAGACCCAGCAACAGCAAAGCTACAGCGTGTTCAGGCATAACGGACTCCGAGCAGGTTAGTATGACCAGGTTTCACGGGGAAGGCGCCGCCCATTGTACCGGAAATGGCTTGCAGGGCAAGGCCAAAGCCGGGCATATTGGCGGGGATACAGCCTGCTGGCGCCGGTGGCGCTTGCCTGTATCCTGCCGGGGGCGGGCGATAGGGTTTTGGCGCGGACTGTGTTATTCTACTGGATGCTCAAGCCTGGCCAGCAACCGGTAACTGCGCCCGGTGGCCGGCTATGTGTAAGGAGGAAAGCCAACTGGCATGGAAGATAAGGTGACCGTTCTGGTGACGCTGCACGCTGACGAGTCGCTCATCCAGCGGTTGCGTGACGTGTCGCCCCGCCTGGAGGTGATCCACCGCCCGGCCCAGACGGTGGCGGAAATCCCGCCGGATGTATGGCAGGAAGTGGAGGTGCTGTTGACCTGGGGGGATGTCTTGCCGGATCGGGAGACGGCTCCCAATCTGCGCTGGGTGCAGGTGACCTCCGCTGGCATTGATCGGCTGCTGGGCAATCCGCTTTTTGAGCAGCGCGATGTGCTCCTGACCACGACCAGCGGCATCCATGCGGTGACTATGGCCGAGTATGCGCTGGGGATGATGCTGGCCTTTGCTCACCATCTCCCGCGGTTCATGGCCCTGCAACAGGCGCACGAGTGGCCGCGCCAGCGGGAGGCGCTCACGCCGCGGCTGCTGCGCGGGGCGACGCTGGGCATTGTCGGCTACGGGAGCATTGGTCGCGAGCTGGCGCGGCTGGCCCGGGCCTTCGGTATGCAGGTGCTGGCAACCAAGC
This window harbors:
- the xseA gene encoding exodeoxyribonuclease VII large subunit, with protein sequence MLNRPDAYTISGLTAYIRHLFDADLRLQDVWVQGEISNFTAAQSGHWYFTLKDETATLKCVMWKGDTIRLRYRPRQGDGVLVHGHVTVYEAGGQYQLYADLLQPAGRGDLNARFEALKARLEAEGLFDPALKRPLPPFPRRIGVVTSPTAAAFQDVLNVLSRRFPLAEVVLSPTLVQGDEAPPQIVAALERINRQDVDVILLVRGGGSLEDLWAFNDERVAYAVRASRIPVVTGVGHEVDFTIADFAADYRAPTPSAAAEIITPDIEDLRYTIARYRERLLEAVQTDLAEHRRRLEGETRFLTTLTPLRRIESARQRIDDLTARGARACQQIVALQRERLDARRRALAAADPRAILARGYAIVERVEDGVRLRRAADATPGDRLAVHFAQGSLRAHVDAISEE
- a CDS encoding enoyl-ACP reductase — translated: MGLMDGKNALIFGVANNKSLAWGITQALHDAGANIGLSYAIPQLEKRVFPLAESIGCTFVERADANNDDELDAVFARAKEHFGRLDVLVHAIAYATREDLSGQYIDTSREGFKIALETSAYSLVALAKRAAPLMTNGGSILTLTYYGAEKVMPRYNVMAVAKAALECSVRYLAYELGPQNIRVNAISAGPVKTLAASGIAGFRTMLKFSEEAAPLRRLITQEDVGNTALWLASDLGSAITGETIYVDAGYNILGLTMTEEQRAQFNLE
- a CDS encoding DNA-3-methyladenine glycosylase; its protein translation is MTILPRAFYDRPTLEVARDLLGCVLVRQLNGERLAGRIVEVEAYIGQDDGACHARFGRTGRNAVMFGPPGHAYIYFTYGMHWLLNVVTEGIGQPAAVLIRALEPLEGLARIAALRAGRPRQEWTSGPARLTRALAIDGTLNGVDLTTTGPLVIETGQTPPEAAIRTGPRVGIAYAPEPWRSRPWRFWLADSADVSKGR
- a CDS encoding sulfite exporter TauE/SafE family protein is translated as MPEHAVALLLLGLVAGVMSGLFGIGGGVIIVPALTIIMGYPLEEALGTSLAVLIWPVAIFAVIAYYRARLINIRAAVLIGLGLVIATLLGAQLAINLPRETLQRLYGLFLVYIGWRFAEPRKALAALAARLNGAPASDPGESRLPAQPEASSWLALLGIGLIAGIASGLFGIGGGVIIVPLLVGAMHFDQKRAVGTSLAALLPPVGIGGIITYYNAGYIHIPTALTVAAGLVFGALGGARIALGLPSATVKRLYGVFLLVISLRFIFQIV
- a CDS encoding D-2-hydroxyacid dehydrogenase is translated as MEDKVTVLVTLHADESLIQRLRDVSPRLEVIHRPAQTVAEIPPDVWQEVEVLLTWGDVLPDRETAPNLRWVQVTSAGIDRLLGNPLFEQRDVLLTTTSGIHAVTMAEYALGMMLAFAHHLPRFMALQQAHEWPRQREALTPRLLRGATLGIVGYGSIGRELARLARAFGMQVLATKRDAMHPASLPEYVEPGTGDPDGVMCHRLYPSQALKSMVRECDYIVVLTPLTPETVNLINAEVLSTVKPGAVLINLARGGIVDEAALLAALKSGLLGGAACDVFAEEPLPEDSPLWDAPNLIISPHVAGMMPGYMDRAVDVFVENLRRYLARQQLLNVVDWERGY